The following are encoded in a window of Actinomyces oris genomic DNA:
- a CDS encoding integrase core domain-containing protein: MSVEEFCAQVGISRASFYRIRRRAEHEGLAAALTPRSRAPRHPARVWDQGTDERIAQVRADLLAAGREAGPASVWWVMSQGASVPAPSRATIARSLRRAGLVVPAPRKRPRTSYKRFTRSAANELWQIDGFQWHLEDRLVTVYQVVDDCSRVITALRACWGGESVAGARMVLEEAFATWGRPAAILSDNALAFNTSRITGPGATEKWLASLGVRPISGRVGHPQTQGKVERSHQPAAAWLRAHPASTLEELNAELDRFTSYYNTERQHQGHGVALTPLRVWAQTPRALASPAPIDLERLPAGGGPISLPDPADPDQAVDRARRTVMSNGCVSYKDRALSLGQTMRGVEVTLIEYTTRLDLYDPDGRRFVSLPWPQPTQRQQGNRSTIDTKKPPYRLIPLPPRRPRTSHRS, translated from the coding sequence CTGCGCTCAGGTGGGTATCTCGCGGGCCTCGTTCTACCGGATACGCCGACGCGCTGAGCACGAGGGCCTGGCTGCCGCGCTGACACCGCGTTCACGGGCCCCGCGCCACCCGGCGCGGGTGTGGGACCAGGGCACTGATGAGCGCATCGCCCAGGTTCGCGCCGACCTGCTCGCCGCCGGCCGGGAGGCGGGTCCGGCCTCGGTGTGGTGGGTGATGAGCCAGGGCGCCAGCGTTCCGGCTCCCTCGCGCGCGACGATCGCCCGCAGCCTACGCAGAGCCGGCCTGGTGGTCCCCGCCCCGCGCAAGCGGCCCAGGACGTCGTACAAGCGCTTCACCCGCAGCGCGGCCAACGAGCTGTGGCAGATCGACGGCTTCCAATGGCACCTGGAGGACCGTCTGGTGACCGTCTACCAGGTCGTTGACGACTGCTCGCGGGTCATCACCGCCCTGAGGGCCTGCTGGGGCGGTGAGAGCGTGGCAGGCGCCCGCATGGTCCTTGAGGAGGCCTTCGCCACCTGGGGGCGTCCGGCGGCGATCCTGTCGGACAACGCGCTGGCGTTCAACACCAGCCGTATCACTGGCCCGGGAGCCACCGAGAAGTGGCTGGCATCCCTGGGGGTGCGTCCCATCAGCGGGCGGGTGGGCCACCCTCAGACCCAGGGCAAGGTCGAGCGCTCCCACCAGCCGGCAGCCGCCTGGCTGCGCGCCCACCCGGCCAGCACCCTTGAGGAGCTCAACGCCGAGCTGGACCGCTTCACCAGCTACTACAACACCGAGCGCCAGCACCAGGGCCACGGCGTCGCACTGACCCCGCTGAGGGTATGGGCTCAGACCCCCAGGGCGCTGGCCAGCCCAGCCCCCATCGACCTGGAGCGCCTACCAGCCGGTGGCGGCCCCATCAGCCTGCCCGACCCCGCCGATCCCGACCAGGCCGTGGACCGCGCCCGACGCACCGTGATGTCCAACGGGTGCGTGTCCTACAAGGACCGTGCACTGTCACTGGGCCAGACCATGCGCGGCGTCGAGGTCACCCTGATCGAGTACACCACGCGCCTGGACCTCTACGACCCCGACGGGCGCCGCTTCGTGTCCCTGCCCTGGCCCCAACCCACCCAGAGGCAGCAAGGCAACCGCTCCACCATCGACACCAAGAAACCGCCCTACCGACTCATCCCGCTACCACCCCGACGCCCCCGAACGTCTCACAGGTCATAA
- a CDS encoding thiamine ABC transporter substrate-binding protein: protein MSIQSNPRSGRPGHPTPALSRRALLAGTAAGAVGLSLAACGKGKKAGSQADSKTVTVVTHDSFHVSEDLQKAFTSETGYTLKIATSGDAGALVNKLVLTKDAPLGDAVFGIDNTYATRALDQGVIDTSATVTLPKGAESYVVADTPALAPIDVGDVCLNIDTGYFTGKGLTPPATFEDLTKPEYKGLFVAINPTNSSPGMAWLLATIGHFGAGSFADYWKQLMANGARIAEDWSAAYETDFSGSGKGTYPIVVSYASSPSFTVSKDKSSSSTSALLDTAFRQVEYAGVLKGAANPEGGKAFVEWMLSKAVQEDIPGQMYMYPVLPDAALPEALTKFGQLSKSPVKVEPKEITTHREEWLNTWTEAVGK, encoded by the coding sequence ATGAGCATCCAGTCCAACCCCCGCTCGGGCCGGCCCGGCCACCCCACCCCGGCCCTCAGCCGCCGCGCCCTGCTCGCCGGAACCGCCGCCGGCGCCGTCGGCCTGAGCCTGGCCGCCTGCGGCAAGGGCAAGAAGGCCGGCTCCCAGGCCGACTCCAAGACCGTCACCGTCGTCACCCACGACTCCTTCCACGTCTCGGAGGACCTCCAGAAGGCCTTCACCTCCGAGACCGGCTACACCCTCAAGATCGCCACCTCCGGGGACGCCGGCGCCCTGGTCAACAAGCTCGTCCTGACCAAGGACGCCCCCCTGGGCGACGCCGTCTTCGGCATCGACAACACCTACGCCACCCGCGCCCTCGACCAGGGCGTTATCGACACCTCCGCCACCGTCACCCTGCCCAAGGGCGCCGAGAGCTATGTCGTCGCCGACACCCCGGCCCTGGCGCCCATCGACGTCGGCGACGTCTGCCTCAACATCGACACCGGCTACTTCACCGGCAAGGGCCTGACGCCCCCGGCCACCTTCGAGGACCTCACCAAGCCCGAGTACAAGGGCCTGTTCGTGGCCATCAACCCCACGAACTCCTCACCCGGCATGGCCTGGCTGCTGGCCACCATCGGCCACTTCGGCGCCGGCTCCTTCGCCGACTACTGGAAGCAGCTCATGGCCAACGGCGCCCGGATCGCCGAGGACTGGAGCGCCGCCTATGAGACCGACTTCTCCGGCAGCGGCAAGGGCACCTACCCCATCGTCGTGTCCTACGCCTCCTCGCCCTCCTTCACGGTCTCCAAGGACAAGAGCTCCAGCTCCACCTCCGCCCTGCTGGACACCGCCTTCCGCCAGGTCGAGTACGCCGGCGTCCTCAAGGGCGCCGCCAACCCCGAGGGCGGCAAGGCCTTCGTGGAGTGGATGCTCTCCAAGGCCGTCCAGGAGGACATTCCCGGCCAGATGTACATGTACCCGGTCCTGCCCGACGCCGCCTTGCCCGAGGCCCTCACCAAGTTCGGCCAACTGTCGAAGTCGCCGGTGAAGGTCGAGCCCAAGGAGATCACCACCCACCGCGAGGAGTGGCTGAACACCTGGACCGAGGCCGTCGGCAAGTGA